Proteins encoded in a region of the Canis lupus dingo isolate Sandy chromosome 17, ASM325472v2, whole genome shotgun sequence genome:
- the PDIA6 gene encoding protein disulfide-isomerase A6, with translation MARLVLGLVSCTFFLAANGLYSSSDDVIELTPSNFNREVIQSDNLWLVEFYAPWCGHCQRLTPEWKKVATALKDVVKVGAVDADKHQSLGGQYGVQGFPTIKIFGSNKNRPEDYQGSRTGEAIVDAALGALRQLVKDRLGGRGGGYSSGKQGRSESSNKKDVIELTDDSFDKNVLDSDDVWMVEFYAPWCGHCKNLEPEWAAAATEVKEQTKGKVKLAAVDATVNQLLASRYGIRGFPTIKIFQKGESPMEYEGGRTRSDIVSRALDLFSENAPPPELLEIINEDIAKKTCEEHQLCVVAVLPHILDTGAAGRNSYLEVLLKLADKYKKKMWGWLWTEAGAQSELENALGIGGFGYPAMAAINARKMKFALLKGSFSEQGINEFLRELSFGRGSTAPVGGGAFPTISTREPWDGKDGELPVEDDIDLSDVELDDLERDEL, from the exons GTCTGGTGAGCTGCACCTTCTTCCTAGCAGCAAACGGTCTTTATTCCTCCAGCGATGATGTGATTGAACTAACCCCATCAAATTTCAACCGGGAAGTTATTCAAAGTGATAATTTGTGGCTGGTAGAATTCTATGCTCCATG GTGTGGCCACTGCCAGAGGCTGACACCAGAATGGAAGAAGGTAGCAACTGCATTAAAA gaTGTTGTCAAAGTTGGTGCAGTGGACGCAGATAAACATCAGTCTCTGGGAGGTCAATATGGTGTTCAGGGATTTCCTACCATTAAGATTTTTGGATCCAACAAAAACAGACCAGAAGATTATCAGG GGAGCAGAACTGGCGAAGCCATTGTGGATGCTGCTCTTGGTGCTCTGCGCCAGCTTGTGAAGGACCGCCTTGGGGGAAGGGGTGGCGGATACAGTTCTGGAAAACAA GGTAGGAGTGAAAGTTCAAATAAGAAGGATGTGATCGAGCTCACAGATGACAGCTTCGATAAGAATGTCCTCGATAGTGACGATGTTTGGATGGTTGAATTCTATGCTCCTTGGTGTGGACACTGCAAAAA CCTCGAGCCCGAATGGGCTGCTGCAGCTACAGAGGTGAAAGAGCAGACGAAGGGAAAAGTGAAGCTTGCAGCTGTGGATGCCACGGTTAACCAGCTTCTGGCCAGCCGATACGGG attaGGGGGTTTCCTACAATCAAGATATTTCAGAAGGGAGAGTCTCCTATGGAATATGAAGGAGGACGGACACGATCTGACATCGTCTCCCGGGCCCTGGATTTGTTTTCTGAGAATGCCCCACCCCCTGAGCTGCTTGAG ATCATCAATGAGGACATTGCTAAGAAGACCTGTGAGGAGCATCAGCTCTGTGTCGTGGCCGTGCTGCCCCACATTCTGGATACTG GAGCTGCTGGCAGAAATTCTTACTTAGAAGTTCTTCTGAAGTTGGcagacaaatacaaaaagaaaatgtgggg GTGGCTGTGGACAGAAGCTGGAGCTCAGTCGGAACTTGAAAATGCATTGGGGATTGGAGGGTTTGGCTACCCGGCCATGGCTGCCATTAATGCCCGCAAGATGAAATTTGCTCTTCTAAAAGGGTCTTTCAGCGAGCAAGGCATTAACGAGTTTCTCAG ggagctctcTTTTGGGCGCGGATCTACAGCTCCTGTCGGAGGTGGGGCTTTCCCCACCATCAGCACCAGAGAGCCTTGGGATGGCAAGGATGGCGAG CTTCCCGTGGAAGACGACATTGACCTCAGTGACGTGGAGCTGGACGATTTGGAAAGAGATGAGCTGTGA